One Thalassotalea atypica DNA window includes the following coding sequences:
- a CDS encoding class 1 fructose-bisphosphatase: MQRLAPALREDNVPLDLISLIKTILAATKEISFRVSQAHLGGLMGSTLDENIQGEVQKKLDVVANELFKDIVLESGFAKAISSEEEDTSVAGDENGKFLVSFDPLDGSSNIDINSLIGTIFSIHEAIPELDAGDPAQFKQPGHKQVCAGYVLYGPSTMLVMTTGSGTHFYVLDRTHGGYLLVERNVQVPKDTREFAINMSNQRFWEKPMQNYITDLVAGDSGPRGEYFNMRWIAAMVGDIHRVLTRGGIFTYPADNKNPKKPYKLRLMYEANPMSFLIEQAGGKAVTSKERIMDIVPTDIHQRVEVIMGSANEVDKCLSYYK, from the coding sequence ATGCAACGACTAGCTCCCGCGTTACGTGAAGATAATGTTCCACTAGACTTGATCTCTTTAATTAAAACCATTCTTGCGGCAACTAAAGAAATTTCTTTCCGTGTTAGCCAAGCACACTTAGGTGGTTTAATGGGCTCAACCCTTGATGAAAATATCCAAGGTGAAGTTCAAAAGAAGCTAGACGTTGTTGCCAATGAATTATTTAAGGACATCGTATTAGAGTCGGGCTTTGCCAAAGCGATTTCTTCTGAAGAAGAAGACACTTCAGTCGCGGGCGATGAAAATGGTAAATTCCTAGTATCATTCGACCCACTCGATGGCAGTTCAAATATTGATATCAATTCACTTATCGGTACTATTTTCTCAATTCACGAAGCGATCCCTGAGTTGGATGCGGGTGATCCTGCTCAGTTTAAACAGCCCGGTCACAAACAAGTGTGCGCTGGCTATGTTTTATACGGTCCATCAACTATGTTGGTGATGACCACCGGCAGTGGTACTCATTTTTACGTACTTGATCGCACTCACGGTGGTTATTTACTAGTTGAACGTAATGTACAAGTACCTAAAGATACCCGTGAATTTGCCATTAATATGTCAAATCAACGTTTCTGGGAAAAACCTATGCAAAACTACATTACCGATTTAGTTGCTGGTGACTCAGGCCCACGAGGCGAGTACTTTAATATGCGTTGGATTGCCGCTATGGTGGGTGATATTCATCGCGTATTAACCCGTGGCGGCATATTTACCTATCCTGCTGATAATAAAAACCCCAAGAAACCTTATAAGTTGCGCTTGATGTACGAAGCCAACCCAATGAGCTTCTTAATTGAACAAGCGGGCGGTAAAGCGGTCACTAGCAAAGAGCGTATCATGGACATAGTGCCAACCGATATTCACCAACGTGTTGAAGTGATCATGGGTTCAGCCAATGAAGTCGACAAATGCTTGAGCTATTATAAGTAA
- a CDS encoding winged helix-turn-helix domain-containing protein encodes MSELIALSTSTYLNSTKSMLIKIDQDVQKEQPLDNLELLVLEYLIQHKDTTVSKDALLALWPTTVVMEHSLARIISSLRKKLEDSTKSPIFIKTVQREGYRYIGDNSLIEQKKPAFSHFSKQYLWLALGALVVSLVIYFLSLVPNTSKIIDSPNYVRQIIADRQTQKQDLSINTEGTLLAYSARKLAQEDWFLRIKDLASGTTFDHIVDSKSVFAPVWLNENTLIFQQWRYDTCSYQTITFSRNDGFSLPKHIADCEPNISANTIAVLDENTVLISDSSVIDFPFSIYQLALDSAKKTMVKQSSGLGNGVYKIISSVDRNYIATLETKDWFDTTISIYSSTDFDKALWQKVLNTPLHSIALSDKYISYINEFGHLVTEAFKLGTSKNSNIAFTSKAYHPVTHGEDFYLFEGIYTASHISLTDLKSNNVISLAPLSNDSVTLTQKVDGNSFIYVSDQSGINQVWLASFDGNQVKQLTTFERSLTIKNIDYDRQNDALVIESQYGVSLYHRNANNDFIESKAIPDAQSPILHNNQLYFTRLHHRGANIFKYDINNDELSLFVKNGYQLVVDNNTYYYSKYFQAGLWQFNQIGDEHKYIDIPQIQLTLETWDVKDNLLTIIDDESFIQTNLITREVEQFDTTRCDSAQLWQPYTCLSYEHVPIANKIVKLKAHR; translated from the coding sequence ATGTCTGAATTGATCGCACTGTCAACAAGCACCTACTTAAACAGCACAAAATCAATGCTGATTAAAATCGATCAGGATGTCCAAAAGGAGCAGCCCCTAGATAATTTAGAGTTGCTGGTTTTAGAGTACCTAATCCAGCATAAAGACACGACCGTTTCTAAAGACGCCTTATTGGCACTTTGGCCAACCACCGTAGTTATGGAGCACTCATTAGCAAGAATAATCTCTTCTTTAAGAAAAAAACTGGAAGATTCAACCAAGTCACCAATTTTCATTAAAACGGTGCAACGAGAGGGCTACCGTTATATTGGTGATAACTCTTTAATAGAGCAAAAAAAGCCTGCCTTTTCCCATTTTTCAAAGCAATATTTATGGCTTGCTTTGGGCGCTCTGGTTGTCTCTCTTGTCATATATTTTCTTTCACTTGTGCCAAATACGTCGAAGATTATAGATTCGCCCAATTATGTCAGGCAAATCATTGCAGACCGTCAAACACAAAAACAAGACTTGAGTATTAATACTGAGGGTACATTACTCGCCTACTCCGCCCGCAAGCTAGCCCAAGAAGATTGGTTTTTACGGATTAAAGACTTAGCCAGCGGAACAACATTTGATCATATTGTCGATAGCAAAAGTGTTTTTGCGCCGGTCTGGCTAAATGAAAACACGCTAATTTTTCAGCAATGGCGATATGATACTTGTAGCTACCAAACCATCACATTTAGCAGAAATGATGGATTTTCACTACCTAAACACATTGCCGATTGCGAGCCAAACATCAGCGCGAACACCATTGCAGTGCTAGATGAAAATACCGTGTTGATCAGCGATTCCTCTGTAATTGATTTTCCGTTTTCTATCTATCAACTTGCGTTAGATAGCGCTAAGAAAACCATGGTCAAGCAAAGTAGTGGTTTAGGAAATGGTGTTTATAAAATAATTTCCAGTGTTGATAGAAATTACATTGCGACACTCGAAACAAAAGACTGGTTTGATACTACAATCTCTATCTATTCAAGCACAGACTTTGACAAAGCACTTTGGCAAAAAGTGCTTAACACACCGTTACACTCCATTGCTCTTTCTGATAAATACATTTCATACATCAATGAGTTTGGTCATTTGGTTACCGAAGCGTTCAAACTTGGAACAAGCAAAAATAGTAATATCGCATTTACCTCAAAAGCGTACCACCCTGTTACACATGGTGAAGATTTTTATTTGTTTGAGGGAATATACACCGCAAGCCACATTAGCCTTACTGATTTAAAATCGAATAACGTTATCAGCCTAGCGCCACTATCAAACGACAGCGTCACCTTAACCCAGAAAGTAGATGGAAATAGCTTTATTTATGTATCCGATCAGTCCGGTATCAATCAGGTTTGGCTCGCCAGTTTTGATGGTAATCAAGTCAAGCAATTGACCACATTTGAGCGTTCATTAACAATTAAAAATATAGACTATGATCGGCAAAATGATGCACTAGTTATCGAGTCACAATATGGTGTGAGTCTTTACCATAGAAATGCCAATAATGATTTTATCGAATCAAAAGCAATCCCCGATGCTCAATCGCCAATACTGCATAACAATCAGCTATATTTCACTCGTCTACATCATCGTGGCGCGAATATTTTTAAATACGACATCAATAATGATGAGCTGTCTTTGTTTGTTAAAAATGGCTACCAACTCGTTGTTGACAACAACACCTATTATTATTCTAAATATTTTCAAGCGGGATTGTGGCAATTCAATCAGATAGGCGATGAGCATAAATACATCGACATACCTCAAATTCAGCTAACTTTAGAAACATGGGATGTAAAGGATAATTTATTGACCATAATCGATGACGAGAGCTTTATTCAAACTAATCTGATAACCCGAGAAGTTGAGCAATTTGACACAACACGTTGTGACAGCGCACAACTTTGGCAACCGTATACCTGCTTAAGCTATGAGCATGTACCAATCGCTAATAAGATAGTAAAACTTAAAGCACATCGTTAG
- a CDS encoding manganese-dependent inorganic pyrophosphatase — MPAYAVGHKVPDSDSICSAIALSYLKTSIGEDVQPARLGELSPETLFILDKFGFEQPELKMTFADTDGIYVVDHSDRIQGPDDIDDTTVLGIIDHHKLGDITTSTPLECWIRPVGCTNTIIKMMYDFHGVEIPKNIAGAMMCAILSDTVIFKSPTCTTADIKCVEALAEIAGIEDYKALGMEMFEVKSAVAGTPIRELVMRDYKDFNMHGNKVGIGQLELIDLALVDDMKADLQADIAALKGEGDYHSVLLVLTDIMKEGSEVLVVSNNNDLTEKAYGKASIDGKVWIDGIMSRKKQVVPPLQDSLA, encoded by the coding sequence ATGCCAGCATATGCAGTAGGACATAAAGTTCCTGACTCTGACTCAATTTGTTCAGCGATTGCGTTGTCGTACCTTAAAACATCTATCGGTGAAGACGTTCAACCAGCACGTTTGGGTGAATTATCGCCAGAAACGTTATTCATTTTAGATAAATTCGGTTTTGAACAACCAGAGCTTAAAATGACCTTTGCTGATACCGATGGCATATACGTTGTCGATCACTCTGATCGCATTCAAGGCCCAGATGATATAGACGATACAACAGTGTTAGGCATTATTGATCACCATAAACTAGGTGACATTACCACCTCAACACCACTTGAATGTTGGATTCGCCCAGTGGGTTGTACTAACACCATCATCAAAATGATGTATGACTTTCATGGCGTTGAGATTCCAAAGAATATCGCTGGTGCAATGATGTGTGCCATTTTATCTGATACGGTAATTTTCAAATCACCTACCTGTACAACGGCTGATATTAAATGCGTTGAAGCGCTAGCTGAAATTGCAGGCATTGAAGATTACAAAGCATTAGGCATGGAAATGTTTGAAGTAAAATCGGCCGTCGCTGGTACACCAATTCGTGAATTAGTAATGCGCGACTATAAAGACTTCAATATGCACGGCAACAAAGTAGGCATCGGGCAATTAGAATTGATTGATTTAGCCTTAGTCGACGACATGAAAGCTGATTTACAAGCAGATATTGCTGCGCTAAAAGGTGAAGGTGATTACCACAGCGTATTACTTGTATTAACCGACATAATGAAAGAAGGCTCTGAAGTTCTTGTTGTAAGTAATAATAATGACTTAACTGAAAAAGCCTACGGCAAAGCATCTATTGACGGTAAAGTGTGGATTGACGGTATCATGAGTCGTAAAAAACAAGTGGTACCACCGCTGCAAGACTCGCTCGCATAG
- a CDS encoding DNA topoisomerase III: protein MNLYIAEKPSLGRAIADALPKPHKKQQGFIQTGNGDVVTWCIGHILEQVEPDHYDEKYKKWQLEHLPIIPEQWQLKPKFKTKSQLTVVRKLVKQCHHIIHAGDPDREGQLLVDEVIDYLNVSQQKRQSMQRLLISDLNLAAVKRSLTQLKPNSDFMPLSVSALARSRADWLYGINLTRAYTIQGGKVGYQGVLSVGRVQTPVLGLVVNRGKEISAFTSKPFYEVNAEVSTVNNETFMAKWQPSEACQPYMDEEGRVLVRSLALNVIQRIEHQTATVIEVKKEQKKQNAPLTYNLSSLQIDAAKIFSMNAKLVLDVCQSLYEKHKLITYPRSDCRYLPLEHHQQAKSILSIIAQSGIAYAEGAKHADPSIKSKTFNNGKVSAHHAIVPTEKSPSNTNLNNFEKNIYGLIARQYIAQFYPAYLYNHTRISLDIAGGRFCASANVPEQLGWKSLFNTTNKKADDEVNQSLPQINKGEVVQCVKGHLLEKETQPPKAFTDATLLGAMTGINRFVTDKALKSILKDTDGLGTEATRAGIIELLFKRGFLKRQGKQIHATDVGIGLIDALPVQCTTPDMTAQWEATLNDIGEKKANYQNFMQPLSATLVELVSNASAQLPTSLKGLKSNINSTYKKRRRRKNAA, encoded by the coding sequence ATGAATTTGTATATTGCCGAAAAACCAAGCCTGGGACGCGCCATTGCTGATGCCTTACCTAAACCCCATAAGAAACAGCAAGGGTTTATACAGACAGGTAACGGAGATGTTGTGACGTGGTGTATTGGCCATATTTTAGAACAAGTTGAACCTGATCATTATGATGAAAAATATAAAAAATGGCAGCTAGAGCACCTGCCTATCATTCCTGAACAATGGCAATTAAAACCGAAATTCAAAACAAAAAGTCAGTTAACCGTGGTCAGAAAACTGGTAAAACAATGTCACCACATTATTCACGCTGGTGATCCTGACAGAGAGGGGCAGCTACTGGTCGATGAAGTGATTGATTACTTAAATGTCAGTCAGCAAAAACGCCAAAGCATGCAACGGCTGCTGATCAGCGACTTAAATTTAGCGGCGGTAAAGCGCTCACTTACACAATTAAAACCCAATAGTGATTTTATGCCGCTATCTGTTTCTGCTTTAGCAAGAAGCCGCGCCGATTGGCTATATGGTATTAATTTGACTCGCGCATACACCATTCAAGGCGGTAAAGTCGGTTATCAGGGTGTGCTGTCAGTTGGCCGAGTACAAACTCCCGTTCTAGGTTTGGTGGTTAATCGAGGCAAAGAAATTTCCGCATTCACGTCAAAGCCTTTCTATGAGGTCAATGCAGAAGTATCAACTGTTAACAATGAAACCTTTATGGCGAAATGGCAGCCGAGTGAGGCGTGTCAACCATACATGGACGAAGAGGGTCGAGTGCTGGTGCGATCGCTGGCATTAAATGTCATTCAACGTATTGAACACCAAACAGCAACAGTAATTGAGGTCAAAAAAGAGCAAAAAAAACAAAATGCCCCCCTAACTTACAATCTTTCCTCATTACAAATTGATGCTGCTAAGATTTTTTCAATGAATGCTAAGCTAGTGTTAGATGTTTGTCAGTCACTCTATGAAAAACACAAATTGATCACCTACCCCCGCTCAGATTGTCGCTACTTACCCTTAGAGCATCACCAACAGGCAAAAAGTATTTTATCAATCATTGCTCAATCGGGGATAGCGTATGCTGAGGGCGCTAAGCATGCGGATCCGTCGATCAAATCAAAAACATTTAATAATGGAAAAGTCAGCGCGCATCACGCTATCGTACCCACTGAGAAATCACCAAGTAACACTAACCTCAATAATTTTGAAAAGAACATCTATGGGTTAATCGCCAGACAGTACATCGCACAGTTTTATCCCGCCTACTTGTACAACCATACAAGAATTTCGCTTGATATCGCCGGCGGTCGATTCTGCGCATCGGCAAATGTCCCAGAGCAACTTGGCTGGAAATCTTTGTTTAACACAACGAATAAAAAAGCCGACGATGAAGTAAATCAGTCATTGCCACAAATTAACAAAGGCGAAGTAGTGCAATGCGTTAAAGGGCATTTGTTAGAAAAAGAAACCCAGCCTCCTAAAGCCTTTACCGATGCTACGCTACTTGGCGCGATGACAGGCATAAATAGGTTTGTCACTGACAAAGCGCTAAAATCAATTTTAAAAGACACTGACGGGTTAGGCACAGAAGCCACTCGCGCGGGCATTATTGAATTATTGTTTAAACGCGGTTTTTTAAAACGCCAAGGTAAGCAAATTCATGCGACGGACGTAGGTATCGGATTAATCGACGCCTTACCAGTGCAGTGCACAACACCTGACATGACTGCACAGTGGGAAGCGACTTTGAATGACATTGGTGAAAAAAAGGCAAACTACCAAAATTTTATGCAGCCACTATCGGCAACATTAGTAGAACTAGTCTCAAATGCAAGTGCCCAACTGCCTACTTCACTCAAAGGTCTTAAAAGCAATATTAATTCAACTTACAAAAAACGCCGACGCCGAAAAAATGCTGCATGA
- a CDS encoding tetratricopeptide repeat protein, with protein MSKFKRLVVSTLLLLTISFGASSAMVQQCMTEVCIGYFKKIETGAHRGHADAMATLGQFYYYGYGTEVDKDRAFVYFKKSARLGNIAAQYKTGLIYLSHDEYRDLNKGARYLEKAANRDFLNSTFLLGIVYMNKSFGLYNKDKADHYLTKAFKRKHPDMPLVVDVLAESEVISSSNYPKLFKAMQHQPLIKVEGQKSKWPVDETEVITITSPSVETILDQQIMAYRRPKTSLGSRLPSASCRESVGCYTTWGVEGLDDFTFLSVH; from the coding sequence ATGAGCAAATTTAAACGATTAGTTGTGAGTACACTTTTATTGTTAACGATAAGCTTTGGCGCGTCATCAGCCATGGTACAACAGTGTATGACTGAAGTTTGTATTGGCTATTTTAAAAAAATAGAAACAGGCGCGCATAGAGGCCATGCCGATGCCATGGCAACCCTTGGTCAGTTTTATTATTACGGTTATGGCACCGAGGTTGACAAAGACAGGGCCTTTGTTTATTTCAAAAAATCCGCAAGACTGGGCAATATTGCCGCGCAATATAAAACCGGACTTATTTATTTAAGCCACGATGAATATAGAGACCTCAACAAAGGCGCTCGTTATTTAGAAAAAGCTGCAAACCGCGATTTCTTAAACTCGACTTTTTTGTTAGGTATTGTCTATATGAACAAATCGTTTGGATTATACAATAAAGATAAAGCTGATCATTACCTCACGAAAGCGTTTAAGAGAAAGCATCCTGATATGCCACTCGTTGTTGACGTGCTGGCAGAAAGTGAAGTCATCAGTTCGAGCAACTATCCGAAGTTATTTAAAGCCATGCAACATCAGCCACTGATTAAAGTTGAAGGTCAGAAAAGCAAATGGCCAGTGGATGAAACAGAAGTGATTACGATTACGTCACCTTCTGTGGAGACCATTTTAGATCAGCAAATTATGGCGTACAGAAGACCCAAAACATCGTTAGGTTCAAGGTTGCCCAGCGCATCTTGTCGAGAGAGTGTAGGTTGTTACACTACGTGGGGAGTTGAAGGACTGGATGACTTTACCTTCCTCAGTGTTCATTAA
- a CDS encoding EAL domain-containing protein, with amino-acid sequence MGVLKAISWKLNRLNIKTKLLCFLLVPFATLTLITINQIQDHYVRLVQVNKNRDFVNISSKLESLIFALQQERGISEAFIGSKGRLFNNELIKKRAETDEQLVKLKQLVQSLLSQNLSLETLNESISVEQEFKRLMENSKALYAQRQKIDKYEAPNSFEYYSQFITTLIDSVEKIQFATNSIDQLRLINQFTNLLWLQEHSGRERGAINGLLSTSAYNNVQLQHILSYSNEQDKIIDRLLSAQNEHVSGNIRAQLLTDEYKEIVNIRKKLQQKIDRNPLMLDLMLLLSIDSLSDDFNEYAEYKSTTLLKKIIRKLSKAHLHLEQIAIHYVTNATDTHALNTIEQQLTKLEYSLELIQSDSALAQVNIDKVIQVEELQAALLQLHELNITIENEFWWDITTSRIKAFQDIAAKVQENLLLNVQINQQKSTQSVARNLLLMLFTLVLSLLLSYLIFKRVAGEIEKISTKILQMKQTGNFDQKLTVSGDDELTQIAISYNELLDEREHSERQTRISAAVFEHASEAILISDAQNNIQLVNPAFTKITGYTLEEVKGKNPKILQSGRHGPEFYQQMWNSLLEDGRWQSEIWNKRKNGEVYPEFIALSVVKDINGNIVQHISMFSDITQYKQYEQDIWYQANHDALTDLPNRNLFLDRLRHEIEMQPRSEKKLTVMFIDLDRFKFVNDTYGHSYGDELIITIANRLTECLRKSDTVSRFGGDEFVVLSSNINGVAEIKSIALKILKEAAKPIKLSNGQEAIVSASIGITIYPDDAHSVEELVKHADTAMYQAKDEGKNTFCFYMPEMNIAVTEQMQLELELRRAVKNREFTLHYQPVLSLKDNCIIGAEALIRWNHPTKGMIFPDVFIPRAEESGLIVEIGEQVLEQAALAICLLHDLDFSIHVAVNVSGRQCISSNKKPIEDVIADTIAKFDLDPHSLKIEITESMLLEDSQHVKNTLQAIRDLNVDIYMDDFGTGYSSLSYLKQFPIDVLKIDRSFIWKMLEDDADASLVEAIVMIGRSLDLRLVAEGVETQAHLEHMQALHCEYAQGYHISKPLELESFITFLKNTDYIIK; translated from the coding sequence ATGGGTGTTTTAAAAGCAATTTCATGGAAGTTGAATCGATTAAACATAAAGACCAAATTACTGTGTTTTTTGCTTGTCCCTTTTGCCACATTAACTTTAATTACCATCAATCAAATACAAGATCATTACGTTAGGTTAGTACAAGTTAATAAGAACAGAGACTTTGTTAATATCTCATCCAAACTCGAATCTCTTATTTTTGCATTACAGCAAGAACGCGGGATTTCAGAAGCGTTTATAGGAAGTAAAGGACGATTATTCAATAATGAACTAATTAAGAAACGAGCAGAGACTGATGAACAACTCGTTAAATTAAAGCAATTAGTTCAGTCATTACTTAGTCAAAACTTGTCGTTAGAAACACTCAATGAGTCCATTTCTGTCGAGCAAGAATTTAAACGCTTGATGGAAAATAGCAAGGCTTTATACGCCCAACGCCAAAAGATTGATAAATATGAGGCGCCAAATTCTTTCGAATACTATTCACAGTTCATCACTACGCTGATCGACAGCGTTGAGAAAATTCAATTTGCCACTAATTCAATCGATCAACTCAGGCTGATCAATCAATTCACTAATTTATTGTGGCTGCAAGAACACTCAGGTCGTGAAAGAGGGGCAATCAATGGCTTGTTAAGCACTAGTGCGTATAACAATGTCCAACTTCAACACATTTTAAGTTACTCAAACGAGCAAGATAAAATCATTGACCGTTTGTTATCGGCACAAAACGAGCATGTCAGTGGCAACATTCGTGCACAATTACTGACAGACGAATATAAAGAAATAGTTAACATAAGAAAAAAACTACAGCAAAAAATCGATAGAAATCCATTGATGTTAGATTTAATGCTGCTGTTAAGCATCGACAGTCTGTCTGATGATTTCAATGAATACGCCGAATATAAATCGACGACTTTACTTAAAAAAATAATCAGAAAATTGAGCAAGGCTCACCTTCACCTAGAACAAATAGCGATTCACTATGTCACCAATGCTACTGACACACATGCATTGAATACAATTGAACAGCAGTTAACAAAGCTGGAATACAGTTTAGAGTTGATTCAAAGTGACTCGGCTCTTGCACAAGTTAATATCGACAAGGTTATTCAAGTAGAAGAATTACAAGCGGCTTTACTGCAGCTGCATGAGCTAAACATTACCATTGAAAATGAATTTTGGTGGGACATTACCACCTCGAGAATAAAAGCTTTTCAAGATATTGCAGCCAAGGTGCAAGAAAACTTATTGTTAAACGTGCAAATCAATCAGCAAAAATCAACGCAATCCGTTGCTCGTAACTTGCTGTTAATGCTATTTACTTTGGTCTTATCATTATTATTATCCTATTTGATATTCAAACGTGTAGCTGGCGAAATTGAGAAAATTTCAACGAAGATCCTGCAGATGAAGCAAACAGGAAATTTTGACCAAAAACTGACAGTCTCAGGCGACGATGAACTAACTCAAATTGCAATTTCCTATAATGAATTACTTGATGAACGTGAACACTCTGAACGCCAAACACGTATTTCGGCAGCAGTATTTGAGCATGCTTCAGAAGCAATTTTAATTTCTGATGCGCAAAATAATATCCAACTTGTTAATCCAGCGTTTACCAAAATCACCGGCTATACCCTTGAAGAAGTGAAAGGGAAAAACCCTAAAATATTACAATCTGGTCGCCATGGACCTGAATTTTATCAGCAAATGTGGAATAGCCTATTAGAAGATGGCAGATGGCAAAGTGAAATATGGAATAAACGCAAAAACGGTGAAGTATACCCTGAATTCATCGCGCTTAGTGTAGTCAAAGACATCAATGGCAACATCGTTCAACACATCAGTATGTTTTCTGACATCACACAGTATAAACAGTATGAACAAGATATCTGGTATCAAGCAAATCACGATGCATTGACAGACTTACCGAACAGAAATCTATTTTTAGATCGCTTGCGACACGAAATTGAAATGCAACCACGATCGGAAAAAAAACTGACAGTGATGTTTATCGACCTTGACCGTTTTAAGTTTGTAAATGATACATACGGTCACAGTTATGGCGACGAGCTCATCATTACCATTGCTAACAGGCTAACCGAATGTTTGAGAAAAAGTGATACTGTCTCACGATTCGGTGGTGACGAATTCGTTGTATTGTCATCGAATATTAATGGTGTCGCTGAAATTAAGTCCATTGCGTTAAAAATACTGAAAGAAGCCGCTAAACCAATCAAGCTTTCTAATGGGCAAGAAGCCATTGTGTCCGCCAGTATTGGCATCACTATATACCCAGACGATGCTCATAGCGTTGAAGAATTGGTTAAGCATGCAGACACCGCGATGTATCAAGCAAAAGATGAAGGTAAAAATACCTTTTGTTTCTATATGCCAGAAATGAATATCGCTGTTACTGAGCAAATGCAGTTAGAGCTCGAACTTCGTCGGGCAGTAAAAAACAGAGAATTCACCTTACATTATCAACCGGTATTGTCATTAAAAGACAACTGCATCATTGGAGCAGAGGCGCTTATAAGATGGAATCATCCAACAAAGGGCATGATCTTTCCCGACGTATTTATTCCAAGAGCAGAAGAGTCTGGCCTTATTGTAGAAATTGGTGAACAAGTTTTAGAGCAAGCCGCTTTAGCTATTTGTTTACTCCACGATTTGGACTTTTCAATTCACGTAGCGGTTAATGTATCTGGTCGACAATGCATATCTTCAAATAAAAAACCGATTGAAGACGTGATTGCTGACACCATAGCCAAGTTCGACCTCGACCCACACTCATTGAAGATTGAGATTACCGAAAGTATGCTGTTAGAAGACAGTCAACACGTGAAAAACACCTTACAAGCGATAAGAGATCTTAATGTTGATATTTACATGGACGACTTTGGCACAGGCTACTCTTCACTGAGTTATTTAAAACAATTTCCTATTGATGTCCTAAAAATTGACCGTAGTTTTATCTGGAAAATGCTAGAAGATGATGCAGACGCCAGTCTAGTTGAAGCTATAGTAATGATTGGACGCAGTTTGGACCTTAGGCTTGTTGCAGAAGGTGTCGAAACACAAGCCCATTTAGAGCATATGCAAGCATTACATTGTGAATATGCTCAAGGTTATCACATCTCAAAACCACTCGAACTAGAAAGTTTTATCACGTTCTTGAAAAACACCGATTACATAATAAAGTAA